The following DNA comes from Alienimonas californiensis.
GTCCTCGCCCCGGAGCACCCCGCCGTCGAGCGGTTGACGACCGCGGAGCAGAAAGCCGCCGTGAAAGCCTATCAGCAGAAGGCGAGCGAGAAGAGCGACCTTGCCCGCACCGATCTCGCCAAGGAGAAGACCGGCGTCTTCACCGGCGGCTACGCAATCAATCCGGCGAACGGGGAGCGGGTGCCGGTCTGGGTGGCGGATTACGTGCTGATCTCCTACGGCACCGGCGCCATCATGGCCGTGCCGGGCCACGACGAGCGGGACTTTGAATTCGCCAAGCAGTTCGATCTGCCGATCCGTCAGGTCGTCCGGCCGGGCGACGCGGAGACGTTTGAATCGCTCCGTGACACCGACGTGGATGTCTTCATCCACGAGGGCACGGCCGTCAACAGCGGCCCGTTGGACGGCCTGCCGACCGCCGAGGCCAAGACTCAGATGATCAACTGGCTGGGGGAAGCCGGGACCGGCGTCGCGGCGGTGAACTATAAACTTCGGGACTGGCTGTTCTCCCGCCAGCACTTCTGGGGCGAGCCATTCCCGCTCTGGCACGAACTGGATTCGAGCGGCAAGGAAACCGGCCTGCTCCGCACCGACGACGCGGCCGAACTGCCGGTGATGTTGCCGGAGAACTTCGAGTTCAAGCCCCACGGCCGCCCGGAGCCCCCGCTGGACGAGGCCCCGGACGAGTGGCTCTATAAAATGGCCGCCGACGGCGTGAAGCTCAAGCGGGAAACGAACAGCATGCCGCAATGGGCGGGCAGTTGCTGGTACTTCCTGCGCTTCTGCGACCCGCACAACGACGACCGCTTCGTCGGGGCGGAGGCGGAGAAGTTCTGGATGCCCGTCGACCTCTATATCGGCGGCGCGGAGCACGCCGTGCTGCACCTGTTGTACGCCCGCTTCTGGCACAAGGTTCTGTACGACCGCGGACACGTCTCCACGATCGAACCGTTCGCCCGGTTGGTCAATCAGGGCATGATTCTCGGCGAACCGGAGGTGACCGGGTATCAGGACGCCGGGATGAATTGGGTGTCCGCCGACGACGTAAAAGCGTCCGAGGCCGAGGACGAAGACGGCACCGGGTTCGTGCGGCAGAGCACGGAGGAGCCGGTGCAGGCGGTCAGACTAAATGCCGCCCAGGTGACGAAGAAGGGCGGCGTCCTGGCGCTCGCCGCGGACGAGTCGATCAAGGTCGACAGCCGCGCTCACAAAATGAGCAAGTCCCGCGGCAACGTGGTGAACCCGGACGCGATCGTCGCCGACTACGGCGCCGACAGTCTGCGTCTCTACGAGATGTTTATGGGGCCGCTGGAGCAATCCAAACCCTGGCAGATGAGCGGCGTCGAGGGCGTCGCCCGCTTCCTGGCCCGCGTCTGGCGGACGATCGCCGACGAAAACGCCGACGAACCGACCCTCAACCCTGCCGTTCAGGAGGTCGAGCCGACGGAGGAGCAGGATCGCTTGCTGCATCAAACGATCAAGGCCGTCACCAACGACGCCGACCGGCTGAGCTTTAATACGTCGATCAGCCGGATGATGGAATTCACGAACGCCTTCAGTTCGATGGAGACCCGGCCCAAAAGCGTCTGCGAGCAGTTCACGCTGTTGCTGGCCCCGTTCGCCCCGCACCTCGC
Coding sequences within:
- the leuS gene encoding leucine--tRNA ligase, producing the protein MPRYDPARIEPKWQAFWDENRTFAAPAVAEARDAAGKLYVLDMFPYPSGNGLHVGHPEGYTATDIVARMARMRGKAVLHPMGWDAFGLPAEQHAVKTGVHPRETTAKNIDTFRRQLKSLGFSYDWDRELSTTDPDYFRWTQWIFLELYDTWYDAEAKKGRPIAELPVPAEVKGQGEEAVRRYQDGKRLAYQTHAPVNWCPELRTVLANEEVIDGKSERGGHPVVRLPLRQWMLRITAYADRLLEDLDTLEWPESLKSLQRNWIGKSTGCEVDFYIGVLDGASDPADPETFKTWQAQRSFSGFPEEAPEDVLRVYTTRPDTLHGATYMVLAPEHPAVERLTTAEQKAAVKAYQQKASEKSDLARTDLAKEKTGVFTGGYAINPANGERVPVWVADYVLISYGTGAIMAVPGHDERDFEFAKQFDLPIRQVVRPGDAETFESLRDTDVDVFIHEGTAVNSGPLDGLPTAEAKTQMINWLGEAGTGVAAVNYKLRDWLFSRQHFWGEPFPLWHELDSSGKETGLLRTDDAAELPVMLPENFEFKPHGRPEPPLDEAPDEWLYKMAADGVKLKRETNSMPQWAGSCWYFLRFCDPHNDDRFVGAEAEKFWMPVDLYIGGAEHAVLHLLYARFWHKVLYDRGHVSTIEPFARLVNQGMILGEPEVTGYQDAGMNWVSADDVKASEAEDEDGTGFVRQSTEEPVQAVRLNAAQVTKKGGVLALAADESIKVDSRAHKMSKSRGNVVNPDAIVADYGADSLRLYEMFMGPLEQSKPWQMSGVEGVARFLARVWRTIADENADEPTLNPAVQEVEPTEEQDRLLHQTIKAVTNDADRLSFNTSISRMMEFTNAFSSMETRPKSVCEQFTLLLAPFAPHLAEELWSLLGHDGSLAYEPWPTWDEAKLVESSVEIPVQVNGKVRGRVRVPADADRDAMTAAAQADEGVRPHLEGKTIVKAIAVPGRMVNFVVKG